A DNA window from Equus quagga isolate Etosha38 chromosome 21, UCLA_HA_Equagga_1.0, whole genome shotgun sequence contains the following coding sequences:
- the HTR1F gene encoding 5-hydroxytryptamine receptor 1F — MDFLNSSDQNLTTEEMLYRMPSKILVSLTLSGLALMTTTINSLVIAAIIVTRKLHHPANYLICSLAVTDFLVAVLVMPFSIVYIVRESWIMGQVVCDIWLSVDITCCTCSILHLSAIALDRYRAITDAVEYARKRTPKHAGIMITIVWIISIFISMPPLFWRHQGTSREDECIIKHDHIVSTIYSTFGAFYIPLTLILILYYKIYKAAKMLYHKRQASRIAKEELNGQVLLESGEKSTRLVSTPYTLEKSLSDPSTDLDKIHSAVKSPKSEFKHDKSWRRQKISGTRERKAATTLGLILGAFVICWLPFFVKELVVNVCEKCKISEEMSNFLTWLGYLNSLINPLIYTAFNEDFKKAFQKLARCRC; from the coding sequence atggatTTCTTAAACTCATCTGATCAAAACTTGACCACAGAAGAAATGTTATACAGAATGCCATCCAAAATCCTGGTGTCCCTCACTCTCTCTGGGCTGGCACTGATGACAACGACCATCAACTCTCTTGTGATAGCTGCAATTATTGTGACCCGGAAGCTGCACCACCCAGCCAACTATTTAATCTGTTCCCTTGCAGTCACAGATTTTCTTGTAGCTGTCCTGGTGATGCCTTTCAGCATTGTGTACATTGTGAGAGAGAGCTGGATTATGGGGCAAGTGGTCTGTGACATTTGGCTGAGTGTTGACATTACCTGCTGCACATGCTCCATCTTGCATCTCTCTGCTATAGCTCTGGATCGGTACCGGGCAATCACAGATGCTGTTGAGTATGCCAGGAAAAGGACTCCCAAGCATGCTGGCATTATGATTACCATTGTTTggattatatctatttttatctctatgcCTCCTCTATTCTGGAGGCACCAAGGAACTAGCCGAGAAGATGAATGCATCATCAAACACGACCACATTGTTTCCACTATTTACTCAACATTTGGAGCTTTCTACATTCCATTAACATTGATTTTGATCCTCtactacaaaatatataaagcagcaAAGATGTTATACCACAAGAGACAAGCAAGTAGGATTGCCAAGGAGGAGCTGAATGGCCAGGTCCTTTTGGAGAGTGGTGAGAAAAGCACAAGGCTGGTCTCCACACCATATACACTAGAAAAGTCTCTATCTGATCCATCAACAGACCTTGATAAAATTCACAGCGCAGTGAAGAGTCCCAAGTCTGAATTCAAGCATGACAAATCTTGGAGAAGGCAAAAGATCTCAGGCACAAGAGAGCGCAAAGCAGCCACTACCCTGGGGTTGATCTTGGGTGCATTTGTAATATGTTGGCTCCCTTTTTTTGTAAAAGAATTGGTTGTTAATGTCTGTGAAAAGTGTAAAATTTCTGAAGAAATGTCCAATTTTTTGACATGGCTTGGATATCTCAATTCCCTTATAAATCCACTGATTTATACAGCCTTTAATGAAGACTTCAAGAAAGCATTCCAAAAACTTGCGCGATGTCGATGTTAA